The following are from one region of the Juglans regia cultivar Chandler chromosome 10, Walnut 2.0, whole genome shotgun sequence genome:
- the LOC108989105 gene encoding probable WRKY transcription factor 51 isoform X1 gives MDDHYPHENPNLKPSYNYTHLTDGTITDPLSLDFELLQYLMLADHGIHDHDSTPKIRKASSENMIMTEEGSAESLTGATSRNDSICRNIGVKKAAEKMGVGHRVAFRTKSELEVMNDGYKWRKYGKKSVKSSPNPRNYYKCSSGGCNVKKRVEREREDPSYVITTYEGVHNHDTPSCSDHLLYYNHTPLMLSSACRTNLQPTTTTHYNNNNNNNNSSRSSSSS, from the exons ATGGATGATCATTACCCTCATGAAAACCCTAATCTCAAACCTAGTTATAATTACACACATCTAACCGATGGTACTATTACAGATCCTTTGTCCTTGGATTTTGAGTTGTTGCAGTATCTGATGCTTGCTGATCATGGGATTCATGACCACGATTCGACGCCGAAAATTAGAAAGGCATCATCGGAAAATATGATCATGACTGAGGAGGGCTCAGCCGAATCCCTCACCGGTGCAACATCAAGAAACGATAGCAT ATGCAGAAATATTGGGGTGAAGAAGGCGGCCGAGAAGATGGGTGTGGGTCATCGAGTTGCATTTAGAACCAAATCGGAGCTGGAGGTGATGAATGATGGGTACAAGTGGAGGAAGTACGGAAAGAAGTCTGTCAAGAGCAGCCCAAACCCGAG GAATTATTACAAATGTTCAAGCGGAGGATGCAACGTGAAGAAGAGggtggagagggagagagaagaccCAAGCTACGTGATAACTACATACGAGGGAGTTCACAACCATGACACCCCAAGCTGCTCTGATCATCTGCTCTATTACAACCACACGCCTCTTATGCTCTCGTCTGCCTGCAGGACTAATTTGCAACCAACTACTACTACtcattacaataataataataataataataattcctctcgctcttcttcttcttcctga
- the LOC108989105 gene encoding probable WRKY transcription factor 51 isoform X2: MDDHYPHENPNLKPSYNYTHLTDGTITDPLSLDFELLQYLMLADHGIHDHDSTPKIRKASSENMIMTEEGSAESLTGATSRNDSINIGVKKAAEKMGVGHRVAFRTKSELEVMNDGYKWRKYGKKSVKSSPNPRNYYKCSSGGCNVKKRVEREREDPSYVITTYEGVHNHDTPSCSDHLLYYNHTPLMLSSACRTNLQPTTTTHYNNNNNNNNSSRSSSSS, encoded by the exons ATGGATGATCATTACCCTCATGAAAACCCTAATCTCAAACCTAGTTATAATTACACACATCTAACCGATGGTACTATTACAGATCCTTTGTCCTTGGATTTTGAGTTGTTGCAGTATCTGATGCTTGCTGATCATGGGATTCATGACCACGATTCGACGCCGAAAATTAGAAAGGCATCATCGGAAAATATGATCATGACTGAGGAGGGCTCAGCCGAATCCCTCACCGGTGCAACATCAAGAAACGATAGCAT AAATATTGGGGTGAAGAAGGCGGCCGAGAAGATGGGTGTGGGTCATCGAGTTGCATTTAGAACCAAATCGGAGCTGGAGGTGATGAATGATGGGTACAAGTGGAGGAAGTACGGAAAGAAGTCTGTCAAGAGCAGCCCAAACCCGAG GAATTATTACAAATGTTCAAGCGGAGGATGCAACGTGAAGAAGAGggtggagagggagagagaagaccCAAGCTACGTGATAACTACATACGAGGGAGTTCACAACCATGACACCCCAAGCTGCTCTGATCATCTGCTCTATTACAACCACACGCCTCTTATGCTCTCGTCTGCCTGCAGGACTAATTTGCAACCAACTACTACTACtcattacaataataataataataataataattcctctcgctcttcttcttcttcctga
- the LOC108989111 gene encoding ras-related protein Rab7-like isoform X1 yields MDGSTRRTLLKVIVLGDSGVGKTSMMNQYVHKKFSPHYKSTIGADFVTKELQIDDKQVTLQIWDTAGQERFQSLGAAFYRGAECCVLVYDVNVLRSFETLNTWRQEFLKQADPADPDNFPFILLGNKIDLDGGNSRVVSERQAKEWCDSRGNIAYFETSAKEGYNVDEAFLCVARTALANEQGCDLDNYFLGMSESLSDIERKGFCAC; encoded by the exons ATGGACGGGTCTACAAGAAGAACCTTGCTAAAAGTCATTGTCCTTGGCGATAGTGG GGTGGGAAAGACATCTATGATGAATCA ATATGTCCATAAAAAGTTCAGCCCACACTATAAATCTACCATTGGTGCTGATTTTGTCACAAAGGAACTGCAGATTGATGATAAACAGGTCACTTTGCAG ATTTGGGACACAGCAGGCCAGGAAAGGTTTCAAAGTCTAGGGGCTGCATTTTATAGAGGCGCAGAATGTTGTGTTCTTGTATATGATGTAAATGTACTTAGATCATTTGAAACACTAAACACTTGGCGTCAAGAGTTTCTCAAACAG GCAGATCCAGCTGATCCCGACAACTTTCCCTTTATATTGCTTGGAAATAAGATTGATCTAGATGGTGGAAACAGCCGAGTG GTTTCTGAAAGGCAAGCAAAGGAGTGGTGTGATTCCAGGGGAAATATAGCATACTTTGAGACCTCAGCAAAAGAGGGCTACAATGTGGATGAAGCATTTCTCTGTGTTGCAAGAACTGCACTAGCTAATGAACAAGGATGTGATCTGGACAA TTACTTTCTGGGAATGTCAGAATCTCTATCAGATATTGAAAGGAAAGGATTTTGTGCTTGCTAA
- the LOC108989111 gene encoding ras-related protein Rab7-like isoform X2, with protein sequence MNFLLAIFRVGKTSMMNQYVHKKFSPHYKSTIGADFVTKELQIDDKQVTLQIWDTAGQERFQSLGAAFYRGAECCVLVYDVNVLRSFETLNTWRQEFLKQADPADPDNFPFILLGNKIDLDGGNSRVVSERQAKEWCDSRGNIAYFETSAKEGYNVDEAFLCVARTALANEQGCDLDNYFLGMSESLSDIERKGFCAC encoded by the exons ATGAATTTCCTCTTGGCGATATTCAGGGTGGGAAAGACATCTATGATGAATCA ATATGTCCATAAAAAGTTCAGCCCACACTATAAATCTACCATTGGTGCTGATTTTGTCACAAAGGAACTGCAGATTGATGATAAACAGGTCACTTTGCAG ATTTGGGACACAGCAGGCCAGGAAAGGTTTCAAAGTCTAGGGGCTGCATTTTATAGAGGCGCAGAATGTTGTGTTCTTGTATATGATGTAAATGTACTTAGATCATTTGAAACACTAAACACTTGGCGTCAAGAGTTTCTCAAACAG GCAGATCCAGCTGATCCCGACAACTTTCCCTTTATATTGCTTGGAAATAAGATTGATCTAGATGGTGGAAACAGCCGAGTG GTTTCTGAAAGGCAAGCAAAGGAGTGGTGTGATTCCAGGGGAAATATAGCATACTTTGAGACCTCAGCAAAAGAGGGCTACAATGTGGATGAAGCATTTCTCTGTGTTGCAAGAACTGCACTAGCTAATGAACAAGGATGTGATCTGGACAA TTACTTTCTGGGAATGTCAGAATCTCTATCAGATATTGAAAGGAAAGGATTTTGTGCTTGCTAA